One Miscanthus floridulus cultivar M001 chromosome 11, ASM1932011v1, whole genome shotgun sequence DNA window includes the following coding sequences:
- the LOC136494661 gene encoding uncharacterized protein, whose amino-acid sequence MASSNNVVATEVSNAVTKLNDHLATALAGSENATTIITLAGENSGATMEAGGDVEDLVVVGSADAEEHDEEEEGEENVVITAYANSNYQAVNNSVLVAGSCAVNDPGVHVVVVEHVDEIRDYDEDIDVQEF is encoded by the coding sequence ATGGCGTCGTCCAACAACGTCGTGGCCACCGAGGTGAGCAACGCGGTGACCAAGCTCAACGACCACCTCGCCACCGCCCTCGCCGGCAGCGAGAACGCCACCACCATCATCACGCTGGCGGGGGAGAACAGCGGCGCCACCATGGAGGCTGGCGGCGACGTGGAGGACCTCGTCGTCGTCGGCAGCGCGGACGCGGAGGAGCACGACGAAgaagaggagggggaggagaacgtggtcatcaccgcctacgccaacAGCAACTACCAGGCCGTCAACAACtcggtgctcgtcgccggcagcTGCGCCGTCAACGACCCCGGCGTGCACGTCGTCGTGGTGGAGCACGTCGACGAGATACGCGATTACGACGAGGACATCGACGTCCAGGAGTTCTAA